DNA from Actinomycetota bacterium:
GGGTAGCGATATCTGCCGCGTCAACGCCAGCCTTCTTCACAGCGTCGACAACCTTCACTGTCGCTTCTGCGGTCGCGCGCTGAGCAGATGACGCTGAACTGGCATTTGCGGTGGAGACAGTGAGCGATGCCTTGGCAGCATCCGGCGCCACTTCTGTGGAGCCGGTAGCAGAGACATTCACCGTGCGAGGCGGGCCGCTGGACTCAGCTGGGCTGGAAGAGCAACCACTGATCAATAGGGCGGCGGATGCAGCAAGGGCGGCAAAGCTGAGGACAGCGCGACGGTTCATGGCTCAATAGTGCGACACGCCCGCCGACTTTGAAAGCAGTGCCCGCCTCAAAGCACGGATTCCTCGCTGCTTTGAGACGGGCACTGGCTTACACGGTCTTGATGAGCGTTTGCACCATGGCACCCATGTCTGGGTTGCCAGCGAGCTCTGGATGCGCGCGCTCAGCATGCAGCATGACGTGCTCGACGAGCTCTTCCTTGTTCTCTGTGGTGAAGCTTCCCGGGCATGCAGCGCCGGTGTCAGCACAGGTGAGTTGGTAGGCCATGTCAATCTCCTTCGTCCATCGGTTCGTGCCGGGCGGGATTCCACCGGGCCGCTTACATAAGAGGGACGAGCGGGATCACTCGGAAAGGACAGCCCAACTCACATTCTTGGCGCCAATGACCTACACGTGCTGGTCGAGCATGACGGGATTACCGTCTGGATCCAGAGCGATCAGGCTGGCAGGTCCGCTCGTTGTCTCGTCCGCCTCAAGCAGCAACGCCACTCCTGCTGCCTTGAGTTGGCGTTGAAGCTCACGAATGTCGGTGAACTCTGACTGCGGCTGCGCATTGGCATCCCACCCGGGGTTGAACGTCAGCACGTTCTGCTCGAACATCCCTTGGAAGAGCCCGATCACGTGATCGCCGTTCTTCAGGATGACCCAGTTGTCGGCTGGCTCACCCATGAACTGGGCAAAGCCGAACTTCTCGTAGAAGGCTTGAGAGGCCGCAATGTCCTTCACAGTCAAACTGACGGAGAACGCACCTAGATCCATTTCAGCTCCTATGTCGTCAACTCGGCAGGCACTGTTGCGAGCACATTTGCGATGGCATCCATGAGTTCGCGCGCGCTTGCTGCGGTCATCTCGATTGCGATGCGCTCACCTGTGGAAGACCTTGGATCCGGAAGATCAATGTTGAGTGTGTGGTCTGCTGCGGCGTGCACGGGGTGGTCGAAGTAGACGACAGCGTCGCTCGCTGCAAACCACTGTCCACCTGGGCCCTTTGCGCTTGCCTCGATTGGAGCATGAATGGTGAGGTAGGTGCACATCTCAGGCCCCCAAGTACGTGGCATAGAAGTCAGTGATGCGGGACCAACCGTCATTGGCTGACTCAAAGCGATACGCGCTGCGATCAGTAGTGAAGAAGGCATGGCCGGTGTCCTCGTACGTCACGAGCGTGTGGGTCTTGCCTTCTCGCACCAGAATCTCTTCGAGTTCGGCGACCTGCTCCGGGCTCGGGT
Protein-coding regions in this window:
- a CDS encoding VOC family protein, with protein sequence MDLGAFSVSLTVKDIAASQAFYEKFGFAQFMGEPADNWVILKNGDHVIGLFQGMFEQNVLTFNPGWDANAQPQSEFTDIRELQRQLKAAGVALLLEADETTSGPASLIALDPDGNPVMLDQHV
- a CDS encoding DUF1059 domain-containing protein produces the protein MAYQLTCADTGAACPGSFTTENKEELVEHVMLHAERAHPELAGNPDMGAMVQTLIKTV
- a CDS encoding DUF6295 family protein — encoded protein: MPRTWGPEMCTYLTIHAPIEASAKGPGGQWFAASDAVVYFDHPVHAAADHTLNIDLPDPRSSTGERIAIEMTAASARELMDAIANVLATVPAELTT